In Candidatus Hydrogenedentota bacterium, a single genomic region encodes these proteins:
- a CDS encoding flagellar hook-length control protein FliK — MGISPVLMQLLQAGQGLHEPGGVAPEQNAPAVAGQGQPFALVLAQEAALAVAKVLGKPVLILPDGRLLLEFEPSAVPPGGMVLSPPGAQSVHLAPEADEAVPDGETADPEDAQNGRVCCFPFVQELQPALCSQAKLLSGGTADSEDPETPAPRLQSTAAYRVVEHSQGDRVPLKEAWSLAGASGALGGTEEASGGEPSLAAQLPPMTAHPPPAEPETAAQANVPAPTTEDPDSAVPVLSQAAADRGAVGTASPIARGGPPPASDGEGLAGSQAPACAPDAASSAQTGSTAAREAFACLTPEGVKLEVLAVETGSGTAETSTNPGAVSVHVTGPRTATVAHDAVPGLQHRQHGQASEEGSQPASGGLSESQSAPAPSSKVGEFLACYLDTEKAAEEPPVARSALEMPHAGTQRVLHETPLVAASSQPTPGASRDLGIVHAAGDVAEYAVPRELALRDSMTELAVKSVRYLVSEGEKSLRVRLAPESLGEVRVEIVSVRDELHLRLVSGNPSVRDAMENGSEGLRNALARDGVNVVRVTVSPDGGASGGYANLTGKGTADGNAHYGSRSPEFWNKSYGNAQTASDGRRARTAYHEGLLSLYA, encoded by the coding sequence GTGGGTATTTCACCAGTACTAATGCAACTGCTTCAGGCAGGGCAGGGTTTGCACGAGCCCGGTGGCGTTGCTCCCGAGCAGAATGCTCCGGCCGTTGCCGGACAAGGACAGCCGTTTGCCCTTGTTCTTGCGCAAGAGGCTGCGCTGGCTGTTGCCAAGGTTCTTGGCAAGCCCGTGCTGATCCTGCCGGACGGGAGGCTCCTCTTGGAGTTCGAGCCTTCTGCTGTTCCGCCGGGCGGCATGGTGCTATCTCCGCCTGGGGCGCAGTCCGTTCATTTGGCGCCTGAGGCTGATGAAGCCGTACCCGATGGTGAGACGGCCGACCCGGAGGACGCTCAGAACGGTCGGGTATGCTGTTTTCCGTTCGTGCAGGAACTGCAGCCGGCGCTTTGCAGCCAGGCAAAGCTGTTGAGCGGCGGGACTGCTGATTCGGAAGATCCTGAGACGCCTGCCCCGCGGCTACAAAGCACGGCGGCATATCGCGTCGTCGAGCACAGCCAAGGCGACAGGGTTCCTCTGAAAGAGGCGTGGTCCCTGGCGGGGGCGTCCGGTGCGCTCGGAGGAACCGAGGAAGCGAGTGGGGGAGAGCCTTCACTCGCCGCTCAGTTGCCGCCGATGACCGCTCATCCCCCCCCTGCCGAACCCGAGACCGCGGCGCAGGCGAATGTTCCGGCCCCGACGACTGAGGACCCGGACAGCGCCGTTCCCGTCCTGTCTCAAGCCGCCGCCGACAGGGGCGCCGTTGGGACGGCTTCCCCGATCGCGCGGGGCGGGCCTCCGCCCGCGAGCGATGGCGAGGGGCTTGCGGGATCACAAGCGCCTGCATGCGCGCCTGATGCAGCATCGAGTGCCCAGACCGGGTCAACGGCGGCGCGGGAAGCGTTTGCCTGTCTGACTCCGGAGGGCGTGAAGCTCGAGGTTCTTGCGGTAGAAACAGGGTCTGGGACGGCCGAAACGAGCACGAATCCCGGCGCGGTTTCAGTTCACGTGACGGGGCCGCGTACGGCCACGGTTGCCCACGATGCGGTCCCGGGCCTCCAACACAGACAGCACGGACAAGCGTCTGAAGAGGGTAGCCAGCCAGCATCCGGCGGGCTCTCCGAATCCCAGAGCGCACCGGCGCCTTCCTCGAAGGTTGGGGAGTTTCTGGCCTGTTACCTCGACACTGAGAAGGCCGCGGAGGAACCTCCCGTAGCGCGCTCTGCCCTCGAGATGCCGCATGCCGGGACGCAACGGGTGCTTCACGAGACGCCGCTGGTTGCGGCGTCCTCGCAGCCAACGCCGGGCGCGTCTCGGGACTTGGGCATAGTCCACGCTGCCGGAGACGTTGCAGAATACGCTGTTCCGCGTGAACTCGCGTTACGGGACTCGATGACGGAGTTGGCCGTCAAGAGCGTCCGTTACCTTGTGTCCGAGGGCGAAAAATCGCTCCGGGTACGATTGGCGCCGGAATCTCTTGGCGAAGTCCGTGTCGAAATCGTTTCCGTTCGCGATGAACTCCATTTGCGTCTGGTATCGGGTAATCCGTCCGTACGCGATGCGATGGAGAATGGTTCGGAGGGACTCCGAAACGCGCTTGCGCGCGATGGAGTCAATGTGGTTCGCGTAACGGTTTCCCCGGACGGCGGAGCATCCGGCGGCTATGCAAATCTCACCGGTAAGGGGACTGCCGACGGAAATGCGCATTATGGATCCCGTAGCCCGGAGTTCTGGAACAAATCTTATGGTAACGCGCAGACGGCATCTGACGGACGCCGGGCGCGCACGGCCTATCACGAAGGGTTGTTGAGTCTCTACGCATGA
- a CDS encoding TIGR02530 family flagellar biosynthesis protein: protein MIEHVQLTPVQDIGARAQTPAPASTVSQTSFSDILARVQRAQSALRFSAHAAQRLRDRNITLSDTEKTALQQGVERAAAKGSRETLLLTEDAAFVVSVANRTVITAVPRSELGDAVFTNIDSAVLVASSPGRV, encoded by the coding sequence ATGATCGAGCACGTACAACTCACACCTGTGCAGGACATCGGGGCGAGGGCGCAGACGCCTGCGCCGGCATCCACTGTCTCGCAAACATCGTTCTCGGATATCCTGGCCCGCGTCCAGCGCGCGCAATCCGCGCTGCGGTTCTCTGCGCACGCGGCGCAACGGCTTCGTGACCGCAATATCACACTGTCGGACACGGAGAAGACGGCGTTGCAGCAGGGCGTCGAACGAGCGGCCGCCAAGGGGTCTCGAGAGACCTTACTCCTTACCGAAGATGCGGCGTTCGTGGTGAGCGTCGCCAATCGGACCGTTATCACGGCTGTTCCCCGTTCGGAACTCGGGGACGCCGTATTCACCAATATTGACAGTGCCGTGCTCGTGGCTTCCAGCCCGGGGCGGGTGTAA
- a CDS encoding flagellar hook capping FlgD N-terminal domain-containing protein produces MNALVAIRDNFAGDLSSTRIAREEVAGKLQSMSDARVAYVLKQAGLVKKSDSAEVAYEMTNDLDRDAFLQLLVLEMQHQDPLNPVDNTEMVAQLAQFASLEQMNNLNESFETLSGNFDQLNFISASSLVGHEVTGIDDEGNLVQGTVETVHLDGSLVYLTVDGKLLSMAGVLSVG; encoded by the coding sequence ATGAACGCGCTTGTAGCCATTCGGGACAATTTCGCGGGCGACCTGAGTTCGACGCGCATCGCGCGCGAGGAGGTCGCCGGAAAATTGCAGTCGATGTCCGACGCGCGAGTGGCATACGTGTTGAAACAGGCCGGTTTGGTGAAAAAAAGCGATAGCGCCGAGGTCGCGTACGAAATGACAAACGACCTCGATCGCGACGCTTTCTTGCAGCTTCTGGTGCTCGAAATGCAGCACCAGGACCCCTTGAATCCCGTGGACAACACGGAAATGGTGGCGCAACTGGCGCAGTTTGCCTCGCTCGAGCAGATGAACAATCTTAACGAGAGTTTTGAAACGCTCAGCGGCAACTTCGACCAGTTGAACTTCATTTCCGCCAGCAGCCTCGTGGGACACGAGGTCACCGGCATAGATGATGAAGGCAACCTGGTGCAGGGAACCGTGGAAACCGTTCACCTGGACGGAAGCCTGGTTTATCTGACTGTGGATGGAAAGTTGCTCTCGATGGCGGGCGTTCTCAGTGTAGGGTGA